A window of the Streptomyces formicae genome harbors these coding sequences:
- a CDS encoding tetratricopeptide repeat protein: MPIPEDVTGEEIDKDVRQELQSLPKTLAEDVARNLVMVARLIDEDPEQAYAYSRIALRLASRVAAVREAAGFAAYATQKYSEALAEFRAARRMTGSVELWPVMADCERGLGRPERTLAMAGEPEVQKLDKAGQVEMRLVAAGARRDMEQLDAAIVTLQSPELASNSVQPWTARLRYAYADALLAAGREDEAREWFAKAVEADKDGSTDASDRLAELDGVEFVDALTDESEGAEPTSDRTADDSGVPDQHQDEHRDQDQDHGQDQDHGQDQAHDQARGDNS; encoded by the coding sequence CTGCCGATCCCCGAGGACGTCACGGGCGAGGAGATCGACAAGGACGTACGGCAGGAGCTCCAGAGCCTGCCCAAGACGCTCGCCGAGGACGTCGCCAGGAACCTCGTGATGGTCGCGCGGCTGATCGACGAGGACCCGGAGCAGGCATACGCGTACTCGCGGATCGCGCTGCGGCTCGCCTCGCGCGTCGCCGCCGTCCGCGAGGCCGCGGGCTTCGCCGCGTACGCGACACAGAAGTACTCGGAGGCTCTTGCCGAGTTCCGGGCGGCTCGCCGGATGACCGGAAGCGTCGAGCTCTGGCCTGTGATGGCCGACTGCGAGCGCGGACTCGGCCGGCCCGAGCGGACGCTGGCGATGGCCGGTGAGCCCGAGGTGCAGAAGCTCGACAAGGCGGGGCAGGTCGAGATGCGGCTGGTCGCCGCCGGCGCGCGGCGTGACATGGAGCAGCTGGACGCCGCCATCGTCACGCTGCAGAGCCCGGAGCTGGCCTCGAACTCCGTGCAGCCGTGGACCGCGCGGCTGCGTTACGCCTACGCCGACGCGCTGCTGGCCGCCGGGCGTGAGGACGAGGCGCGCGAGTGGTTCGCCAAGGCCGTCGAGGCTGACAAGGACGGGTCCACGGACGCGTCCGACCGGCTTGCCGAGCTGGACGGAGTGGAGTTCGTCGACGCGCTCACCGACGAGTCCGAGGGCGCCGAGCCCACCAGCGACCGGACCGCCGACGACTCAGGTGTCCCGGACCAGCACCAGGACGAGCACCGGGACCAGGACCAGGACCACGGTCAGGACCAGGACCACGGTCAGGACCAGGCCCACGACCAGGCCCGGGGCGACAACAGCTGA
- a CDS encoding glycosyltransferase family 4 protein, whose translation MTQLHTVQVLGGGSAGSSAHVRSLAAGLVARGVRVTVCAPAHVEHDYDFLGAGAHFAPVPRRSDPAAVGALRAVCTGADVVHAHGLHAAWRAGLALAGQRRVPLVVTWHTRAQATGARGRLLGLLERRAVRAAAVVLGTSSELVDRARDRGARDARLSPVSVPGPRRPAGPYESYESKARAELGAVDRPLLMAVGRLEPGRGYATLLDAARDWLRLDPVPLVVIAGEGRERGPLQRRIDAEGLPVRLVGRRDDVSELLAAADLALLPSRWEARSLLAQEALCLGVPLVATRVGGVPELVGDAAELVPYGDPAALAGAVTGLLADPDRRRRLAAAGRAQAATWPTEDETIAQVLSIYDELTQPRTVA comes from the coding sequence GTGACACAGCTGCATACGGTCCAGGTGCTGGGCGGCGGCAGCGCGGGCAGCAGCGCTCATGTCAGGTCATTGGCCGCGGGGCTGGTGGCGCGGGGTGTGCGGGTGACCGTGTGTGCCCCCGCGCATGTGGAGCACGACTACGACTTTCTCGGCGCGGGGGCGCATTTCGCGCCCGTGCCGCGGCGCAGCGACCCCGCGGCGGTCGGCGCGCTGCGTGCGGTGTGCACCGGCGCCGACGTCGTGCACGCGCACGGGCTGCACGCCGCTTGGCGCGCCGGGCTCGCGCTCGCCGGGCAGCGCAGGGTGCCGCTGGTCGTCACCTGGCACACCCGCGCGCAGGCCACGGGAGCGCGGGGCCGGCTGCTGGGACTGCTGGAGCGCAGGGCGGTGCGGGCAGCCGCGGTGGTGCTCGGCACATCGTCCGAGCTCGTCGACCGAGCCCGCGACCGGGGCGCGCGGGACGCCCGGCTCTCGCCGGTGTCGGTGCCTGGGCCCCGGCGTCCGGCGGGCCCGTACGAGTCGTACGAGAGCAAGGCCCGCGCCGAACTCGGCGCCGTCGACCGGCCGTTGCTGATGGCCGTCGGCCGGCTGGAACCCGGCCGGGGGTACGCGACGCTCCTCGACGCGGCCCGCGACTGGCTCCGGCTCGATCCGGTGCCGCTGGTCGTCATCGCGGGGGAGGGACGCGAACGGGGCCCGCTTCAGCGGCGTATCGACGCCGAGGGGCTGCCGGTGCGGCTCGTCGGCCGCCGCGACGACGTCAGCGAGCTGCTTGCGGCGGCCGACCTGGCGCTGCTCCCCAGCCGCTGGGAGGCCCGCTCCCTCCTCGCCCAGGAGGCGCTGTGCCTCGGCGTGCCCCTGGTCGCGACCCGCGTCGGCGGCGTCCCCGAACTCGTCGGCGACGCCGCGGAACTGGTCCCGTACGGCGACCCCGCCGCACTCGCCGGGGCGGTCACCGGCCTCCTCGCCGACCCCGACCGCCGCAGGCGCCTGGCGGCGGCGGGCCGCGCGCAGGCGGCCACGTGGCCGACGGAGGACGAGACCATCGCGCAGGTGCTGAGCATCTACGACGAACTCACCCAGCCGCGCACGGTGGCCTAG
- a CDS encoding NAD kinase: protein MTDTSGTKTGGETGGTRTVFLLAHTGRPAAIRSAELVVQGLLRAGLGVRVLAFEAADLPLPPDVETVPEATPEVLDGCELLIVLGGDGTLLRGAEFARASGVPMLGVNLGRVGFLAEAERDDLDKVVDRVVTRSYEVEERMTIDVVVRTNGDVVHRDWALNEAAVQKVSAERMLEVVLEIDGRPVTGFGCDGIVCATPTGSTAYAFSAGGPVVWPEVEALLMVPISAHALFAKPLVTSVTSVLAVEVQPGTPHGVLWCDGRRMVELPPAARVEVRRGAVPVRLARLHHASFTNRLVAKFALPVSGWRGAPH from the coding sequence GTGACCGATACGAGCGGTACGAAGACGGGCGGGGAGACGGGCGGGACACGGACCGTCTTCCTGCTGGCGCACACCGGACGGCCCGCGGCGATCCGCAGCGCCGAGCTGGTCGTGCAGGGCCTGCTGCGGGCGGGTCTCGGGGTGCGGGTGCTCGCCTTCGAGGCGGCCGACCTGCCGTTGCCCCCGGACGTGGAGACGGTGCCCGAGGCCACGCCCGAGGTGCTCGACGGCTGCGAACTGCTGATCGTGCTCGGCGGCGACGGGACGCTGCTGCGGGGTGCGGAGTTCGCCCGGGCCTCCGGTGTGCCGATGCTCGGCGTCAACCTGGGGCGGGTCGGCTTCCTGGCGGAGGCCGAGCGGGACGACCTCGACAAGGTCGTCGACCGGGTGGTGACACGGTCGTACGAGGTCGAGGAGCGGATGACCATCGACGTCGTCGTCCGCACCAACGGCGACGTCGTGCACCGGGACTGGGCGCTGAACGAGGCCGCCGTGCAGAAGGTCTCGGCCGAGCGGATGCTGGAGGTCGTCCTGGAGATCGACGGCCGCCCGGTGACCGGCTTCGGCTGCGACGGCATCGTCTGCGCGACTCCGACCGGGTCGACCGCGTACGCCTTCTCGGCCGGCGGGCCCGTGGTGTGGCCGGAGGTCGAGGCGCTGCTGATGGTGCCGATCAGCGCGCACGCCCTCTTCGCGAAGCCGCTGGTGACGTCCGTGACGTCCGTCCTCGCGGTCGAGGTCCAGCCGGGGACGCCGCACGGGGTGCTGTGGTGCGACGGCCGCCGCATGGTGGAGCTGCCGCCGGCGGCGCGCGTGGAGGTCCGGCGGGGCGCCGTGCCGGTGCGGCTGGCGCGGCTGCACCACGCGTCCTTCACGAACCGGCTGGTCGCGAAGTTCGCGCTGCCGGTGTCGGGGTGGCGCGGCGCGCCGCACTGA
- the recN gene encoding DNA repair protein RecN, which translates to MRIRSLGVIDDAVVELSPGFTAVTGETGAGKTMVVTSLGLLLGGRADPALVRIGAKSAVVEGRVTMPPDAPAAVRAEEAGAELDDGALLIGRTISAEGRSRAHLGGRSVPVGMLTELADELVAVHGQTDQQGLLKPARQRGALDRYAGDAVAGPHAKYVAAYRRLKAVSAELAELTTRARERAQEADLLRFGLNEVAGVEPRAGEDLELGAEAERLGHAEALASAASLAHGALAGNPEDPEGVDATTLVAGAGRALDSVRSHDPALAALADRMGEISILLADVAGELAGYADNLDADPLRLAAVEERRAALTGLTRKYGEDINAVLAWAEEGARRLTELEGDDDRIDELTAERDALRAELSGLAQALTDARTEAAARFAEAVTAELAHLAMPHARVTIDIRQSDDPDGIEVNGRTVAYASSGADEVELLLAPHPGAQPRPIAKGASGGELSRVMLAVEVVFAGTDPVPTYLFDEVDAGVGGKAAVEIGRRLAKLAKSAQVVVVTHLPQVAAFADRQLLVEKTNDGSVTRSGVTVLEGEDRVRELSRMLAGQEDSQTARAHAEELLATARAEV; encoded by the coding sequence ATGCGGATACGGTCGCTCGGGGTCATCGACGACGCGGTTGTCGAGCTGTCCCCCGGATTCACCGCGGTGACCGGTGAGACCGGCGCGGGCAAGACGATGGTCGTCACCAGCCTGGGGCTGCTGCTCGGCGGGCGGGCCGACCCTGCGCTCGTACGGATCGGCGCCAAGTCGGCGGTCGTGGAGGGGCGGGTCACCATGCCTCCGGACGCGCCCGCGGCCGTACGGGCCGAGGAGGCCGGTGCCGAGCTGGACGACGGTGCTCTGCTGATCGGCCGGACCATCTCGGCCGAGGGGCGCTCCCGCGCCCACCTCGGCGGGCGTTCCGTGCCCGTCGGCATGCTCACCGAGCTGGCCGACGAGCTCGTCGCCGTCCACGGGCAGACCGACCAGCAGGGGCTCCTCAAGCCGGCCCGGCAGCGGGGGGCTCTGGACCGGTACGCCGGCGACGCGGTCGCCGGGCCGCACGCCAAGTACGTGGCGGCGTACCGGCGGCTCAAGGCCGTATCCGCCGAGCTGGCCGAGCTGACCACGCGCGCCCGTGAGCGCGCCCAGGAAGCCGATCTGCTGCGGTTCGGGCTGAACGAGGTCGCCGGCGTCGAGCCGCGCGCCGGGGAGGACCTGGAGCTGGGCGCCGAGGCCGAGCGGCTCGGCCACGCCGAGGCCCTCGCCTCCGCCGCGTCGCTCGCCCACGGCGCGCTCGCCGGCAACCCCGAGGACCCCGAGGGTGTCGACGCCACCACCCTCGTCGCGGGCGCCGGGCGCGCGCTGGACTCCGTACGCTCCCACGACCCGGCGCTCGCCGCGCTCGCCGACCGGATGGGCGAGATCTCCATCCTGCTCGCCGACGTGGCGGGGGAGCTCGCCGGCTACGCCGACAACCTCGACGCCGACCCACTGCGGCTGGCGGCCGTCGAGGAGCGGCGGGCCGCGCTCACCGGGCTCACCCGCAAGTACGGCGAGGACATCAACGCCGTGCTCGCCTGGGCCGAGGAAGGCGCCCGGCGCCTCACCGAACTGGAGGGCGACGACGACCGGATCGACGAGCTGACCGCGGAGCGCGATGCGCTGCGCGCCGAACTGTCCGGGCTGGCCCAGGCGTTGACCGACGCCCGTACGGAGGCGGCGGCGCGGTTCGCGGAGGCGGTCACGGCGGAGCTGGCGCATCTCGCGATGCCGCACGCGCGGGTGACCATCGACATCCGGCAGTCCGACGACCCCGACGGGATCGAGGTCAACGGGCGCACCGTCGCGTACGCGTCGTCCGGCGCCGACGAGGTCGAACTCCTTCTCGCCCCGCACCCCGGCGCCCAGCCCCGCCCGATCGCCAAGGGCGCGTCCGGCGGTGAGCTGTCGCGCGTCATGCTCGCTGTGGAGGTCGTCTTCGCGGGGACCGACCCCGTGCCGACCTACCTCTTCGACGAGGTCGACGCGGGCGTCGGCGGCAAGGCGGCGGTCGAGATCGGCCGGCGGCTGGCGAAGCTCGCGAAGTCCGCGCAGGTCGTCGTCGTCACCCACCTCCCCCAGGTGGCGGCTTTCGCCGACCGCCAACTGCTCGTCGAAAAGACGAACGACGGCTCCGTCACCCGCTCCGGGGTCACCGTCCTGGAGGGTGAGGACCGTGTGCGGGAACTGTCGCGCATGCTGGCCGGCCAGGAGGACTCCCAGACGGCCCGGGCCCACGCGGAGGAGCTCCTGGCGACGGCCCGAGCGGAGGTCTGA
- a CDS encoding FecCD family ABC transporter permease produces the protein MRAVKAIRTPGGLSVRVDRRASAVVVLLVAAALATAVVLVGSGDFPMAPGDVVATLLGDGTPAQEFIVRDVRLPRVLVGLLVGAALAVGGAVFQSLSRNPLGSPDVLGFSHGSVVGALTVIVLLQGGAFAVAGGAVVGGLVTGAGVYLLAWRRGVHGYRLVLVGIGVAAMLTGVIHYLLTKANLVDATRAVLWMTGSLDGRDWSQFWPLLAVCAVLIPLCLAFGRPLRMLEMGDDAAYALGVRVEWTRAVLIASAVLLTAVATAAAGPVAFVALSAPQLARRLTRSPGPNVAASAVMGAALLVSADWVATSAFGDRELPVGVVTGVLGGVYLLWLLVTERKAGRV, from the coding sequence GTGAGAGCCGTGAAAGCGATACGCACCCCCGGCGGGCTCTCCGTCCGCGTGGACCGGAGGGCCTCGGCCGTCGTCGTGCTGCTCGTCGCCGCGGCCCTGGCCACGGCGGTCGTGCTCGTCGGCAGCGGCGACTTCCCGATGGCGCCCGGCGACGTCGTCGCGACGCTGCTCGGCGACGGCACGCCCGCGCAGGAGTTCATCGTGCGGGACGTGCGGCTGCCGCGGGTTCTGGTCGGGCTGCTGGTCGGCGCGGCGCTCGCGGTGGGCGGCGCCGTCTTCCAGTCCCTGTCGCGCAACCCGCTGGGCAGCCCGGACGTGCTCGGTTTCAGTCATGGCTCCGTGGTGGGCGCGCTGACCGTGATCGTCCTGCTCCAGGGCGGGGCGTTCGCCGTCGCGGGTGGTGCGGTCGTCGGCGGCCTGGTCACGGGGGCCGGTGTCTATCTGCTCGCGTGGCGGCGGGGTGTGCACGGCTACCGGCTGGTGCTCGTCGGCATCGGCGTCGCGGCGATGCTCACCGGTGTCATCCACTACCTCCTCACCAAGGCCAACCTGGTCGATGCGACGCGTGCCGTGCTCTGGATGACCGGCTCGCTCGACGGCCGCGACTGGTCCCAGTTCTGGCCGCTGCTCGCCGTGTGCGCGGTGCTGATCCCGCTGTGCCTCGCCTTCGGACGGCCGCTGCGGATGCTGGAGATGGGCGACGACGCGGCGTACGCGCTCGGGGTCCGCGTCGAGTGGACCCGGGCCGTCCTCATCGCTTCCGCCGTGCTGCTCACCGCCGTCGCGACCGCCGCGGCCGGTCCTGTCGCCTTCGTGGCGCTGAGCGCGCCGCAGTTGGCGCGCCGGCTCACCCGCTCGCCCGGCCCGAACGTCGCCGCGTCCGCCGTGATGGGCGCCGCCCTGCTGGTGAGCGCCGACTGGGTCGCCACCTCGGCGTTCGGCGACCGGGAGCTGCCGGTCGGTGTCGTGACGGGTGTGCTGGGCGGTGTCTACCTGCTCTGGCTGCTCGTCACCGAGCGCAAGGCGGGGCGCGTATGA
- a CDS encoding FecCD family ABC transporter permease, which produces MLVDSLPEQSAEPTSAAPETEPEPRKRHALRAAGLLLAVGVLLLVCVASIAIGAKSIPVGDVWHGLFHNSGTGNDVIVHDVRVPRTVLGLLVGVALGLAGAVMQALTRNPLAEPGILGVNAGAAAAVVSAISFLGVTSLSGYVWFAFLGAGIVSVVVYVLGGSRGATPVRLALAGTAATYALFGFVNAVQLLDSAALDRLRFWSVGSLASADPGTITKVAPFIGVGVVLALLIARPLNALEMGDDTARALGAHLTRTRVLAMVAITLLCGAATAACGPIVFIGLMVPHLVRAITGPDMRWILPYAAVLAPVLLLGSDVIGRVVARPSELQVGIVTAVIGGPVFIYLVRRKRMAQL; this is translated from the coding sequence GTGTTGGTCGACAGTCTTCCCGAACAGAGCGCGGAGCCGACGTCCGCAGCGCCCGAGACGGAGCCCGAGCCGCGCAAGCGCCACGCGCTGCGCGCGGCCGGGCTGCTGCTCGCCGTCGGCGTCCTGCTGCTGGTCTGCGTCGCGAGCATCGCGATCGGCGCCAAGTCGATCCCGGTCGGCGATGTGTGGCACGGGCTCTTCCACAACTCCGGCACCGGCAACGACGTGATCGTGCACGACGTGCGGGTGCCGCGGACCGTGCTCGGGCTGCTCGTGGGTGTGGCGCTCGGCCTCGCGGGCGCGGTGATGCAGGCGCTCACCCGCAACCCGCTCGCCGAGCCCGGGATCCTCGGGGTCAATGCGGGCGCCGCAGCCGCTGTCGTATCGGCCATCAGCTTCCTCGGCGTCACCTCCCTCTCCGGCTACGTGTGGTTCGCCTTCCTGGGCGCCGGGATCGTCTCGGTGGTCGTGTACGTCCTCGGCGGCAGCCGCGGCGCCACGCCCGTACGGCTCGCGCTCGCCGGCACCGCCGCCACGTACGCACTCTTCGGATTCGTCAACGCCGTACAGCTGCTCGACTCGGCGGCGCTGGACCGGCTCCGCTTCTGGTCCGTCGGATCGCTCGCCTCGGCCGATCCCGGCACCATCACCAAAGTGGCGCCCTTCATCGGCGTGGGCGTGGTTCTTGCGCTGCTGATCGCCCGTCCGCTGAACGCGCTGGAGATGGGTGACGACACCGCCCGGGCGCTGGGCGCGCATCTGACCCGCACCCGCGTCCTGGCCATGGTCGCCATCACCCTGCTCTGCGGCGCCGCGACCGCCGCCTGCGGGCCCATCGTCTTCATCGGCCTGATGGTGCCGCACCTGGTCCGGGCCATCACCGGTCCCGACATGCGGTGGATCCTGCCGTACGCCGCCGTGCTGGCGCCCGTGCTGCTGCTCGGCTCCGACGTCATCGGCCGGGTCGTCGCCCGCCCCTCCGAACTCCAGGTCGGCATCGTCACCGCCGTCATCGGCGGTCCGGTCTTCATCTACCTCGTACGCCGCAAGAGGATGGCGCAGCTGTGA
- a CDS encoding ABC transporter ATP-binding protein, with protein MQRLTAESVTLAYDQRVIAEDLSVEIPDNSFTVIVGPNACGKSTLLRALSRMLKPSKGRVLLDGQMIHSMPAKKVARTLGLLPQSSIAPDGITVGDLVARGRYPHQGLLRQWSPEDERVVQESMAATGVAELADRYVDELSGGQRQRVWIAMALAQQTPLLLLDEPTTFLDIQHQLEVLDLCAELHENQGRTLVAVLHDLNQAARYATHLIAMRGGQIAAEGAPGDVVTAELVEQVFGVSSQVIDDPETGTPLVVPLARRRNAHAKAKPSVAAAPAETETAATGATRAAT; from the coding sequence ATGCAGCGCCTCACCGCGGAGTCGGTCACTCTCGCCTACGACCAGCGGGTCATCGCCGAGGACCTCTCGGTCGAGATACCCGACAACTCCTTCACCGTGATCGTCGGCCCCAACGCCTGCGGGAAGTCCACCCTGCTCCGCGCGCTGTCACGGATGCTGAAGCCCAGCAAGGGCCGGGTGCTGCTGGACGGGCAGATGATCCACTCGATGCCGGCGAAGAAGGTCGCGAGGACCCTCGGCCTGCTGCCGCAGTCGTCGATCGCCCCCGACGGCATCACCGTCGGCGATCTCGTCGCCCGCGGCCGCTACCCGCACCAGGGCCTGCTGCGCCAGTGGTCCCCGGAGGACGAGCGGGTCGTCCAGGAATCGATGGCCGCGACCGGCGTCGCCGAGCTGGCCGACCGGTACGTCGACGAGCTCTCCGGCGGCCAGCGCCAGCGCGTCTGGATCGCGATGGCCCTCGCCCAGCAGACCCCGCTGCTGCTGCTCGACGAGCCGACGACCTTCCTCGACATCCAGCACCAGCTGGAGGTCCTCGACCTCTGCGCCGAGCTGCACGAGAACCAGGGCCGCACCCTGGTGGCCGTCCTGCACGACCTCAACCAGGCCGCCCGCTACGCCACACACCTGATCGCGATGCGCGGCGGGCAGATCGCGGCCGAGGGCGCGCCCGGCGACGTGGTCACCGCCGAGCTGGTCGAGCAGGTCTTCGGGGTGAGCTCGCAGGTCATCGACGACCCGGAGACGGGCACGCCGCTGGTGGTGCCGTTGGCCAGGCGCCGTAACGCCCATGCCAAGGCGAAGCCGTCCGTGGCGGCCGCCCCCGCGGAGACGGAGACGGCGGCCACGGGGGCGACTAGAGCAGCGACCTGA
- a CDS encoding HAD-IIA family hydrolase, with the protein MGERGRTRPSGSAQALSQAYDTALLDLDGVVYAGGEAIAYAVEALGAARDGGMHLAYVTNNALRTPDAVARHLTELGVPADKGDVITSAQAVARLIAEQVPAGARVLVVGGEGLRVALRERGLEPVESADDDPAAVVQGYGGPELAWGRFAEACYAVARGVPWFASNTDMTIPSARGIAPGNGAAVEVVRIATGGTPQVAGKPLPPMHRETILRTGAERPLVVGDRLDTDIEGAFNGGVDSLLVLTGVTDAAQLLAAGPKYRPTYVDADLRGLLTGQPEVTGSTDTFGCGGWTASVRGDALVLEGDGEAMDGLRALCAAAWTHAGDAAGTLEAGKVLARLGL; encoded by the coding sequence ATGGGTGAGCGGGGCAGGACCAGGCCGAGCGGCAGCGCGCAGGCGCTGAGCCAGGCGTATGACACGGCCCTGCTCGACCTGGACGGGGTCGTGTACGCGGGCGGGGAGGCGATCGCGTACGCCGTCGAGGCGCTCGGGGCGGCGCGCGACGGCGGGATGCACCTCGCGTACGTCACGAACAACGCGCTGAGGACGCCGGACGCGGTGGCCCGCCATCTGACCGAGCTGGGTGTGCCGGCCGACAAGGGCGACGTCATCACCTCGGCACAGGCCGTGGCGAGGCTGATCGCCGAGCAGGTCCCGGCGGGTGCGCGGGTGTTGGTCGTCGGCGGTGAGGGGCTGCGGGTCGCGCTGCGCGAACGCGGCCTGGAGCCGGTCGAGTCCGCGGACGACGATCCGGCCGCCGTGGTGCAGGGGTACGGCGGTCCCGAGCTGGCGTGGGGGCGGTTCGCAGAGGCGTGTTACGCGGTCGCGCGCGGGGTGCCGTGGTTCGCGTCGAACACGGATATGACGATTCCGAGTGCGCGGGGCATCGCGCCGGGCAACGGGGCCGCGGTCGAGGTCGTTCGGATCGCGACGGGTGGCACGCCGCAGGTGGCGGGGAAGCCGCTGCCGCCGATGCACCGGGAGACGATTCTGCGGACGGGCGCCGAGCGGCCGCTGGTGGTCGGGGACCGGCTGGACACGGACATCGAGGGTGCGTTCAACGGGGGCGTGGACTCGCTGCTCGTCCTGACCGGGGTGACGGACGCGGCGCAGCTGCTGGCCGCCGGGCCGAAGTACCGGCCGACGTATGTGGACGCGGATCTGCGCGGGCTGCTGACCGGGCAGCCGGAGGTGACGGGCTCTACTGACACGTTCGGCTGCGGGGGCTGGACGGCGTCCGTCCGCGGCGACGCCCTCGTCCTGGAGGGGGACGGCGAAGCGATGGACGGGCTGCGGGCGTTGTGCGCGGCGGCGTGGACGCATGCCGGGGACGCGGCGGGCACGCTGGAGGCGGGGAAGGTGCTGGCGAGGCTCGGTCTGTGA
- a CDS encoding SCP2 sterol-binding domain-containing protein — protein sequence MATTEECRSALDRLSDNLAKANGEVRSAAALDRSLSCHIKDLDITFTGRLAAGRIEVLDTHGGPPGQKAEIRLAMTGDDLVSMVDGELNFARAWASGRVRLEAGLRDLLRLRSLL from the coding sequence ATGGCGACGACGGAGGAGTGCCGCAGCGCACTCGACAGACTTTCGGACAACCTGGCGAAGGCGAACGGCGAGGTGCGCAGCGCGGCCGCGCTCGACCGTTCCCTGAGCTGCCACATCAAGGACCTGGACATCACGTTCACCGGGCGCCTCGCGGCGGGCCGGATCGAGGTGCTGGACACCCACGGCGGCCCGCCGGGGCAGAAGGCGGAGATCCGGCTGGCGATGACCGGTGACGATCTGGTGTCGATGGTCGACGGAGAGCTGAACTTCGCGCGGGCCTGGGCCTCGGGCCGGGTCAGGCTCGAAGCCGGCCTCCGCGATCTGCTGCGCCTCAGGTCGCTGCTCTAG
- a CDS encoding TlyA family RNA methyltransferase: MAGVARRRLDAELVRRKLARSREHASQLIAAGRVTVGGNTATKPATQVETAAAIVVAQDDSDPEYVSRGGHKLAGALAAFVPQGLKVEGRRALDAGASTGGFTDVLLRAGAAHVVAVDVGYGQLAWSLQSDERVAVKDRTNVRELTLEAIGGEAVDLVVGDLSFIPLGLVLPALVRCTAPGADLVLMVKPQFEVGKERLGSGGVVRSPELRADAVRTVARQAGELGLGVQGVTASPLPGPSGNVEYFLWLRAGAPELDPADVDRAVAEGPR, from the coding sequence GTGGCAGGAGTGGCACGCCGCCGTCTCGACGCCGAGCTGGTACGCCGCAAGCTCGCCCGCTCGCGCGAGCACGCGAGCCAGCTGATCGCGGCGGGTCGGGTGACCGTCGGCGGCAACACCGCGACCAAGCCCGCCACCCAGGTCGAGACCGCCGCCGCCATCGTCGTCGCCCAGGACGACAGCGACCCCGAGTACGTCTCGCGCGGCGGCCACAAGCTCGCGGGCGCGCTCGCCGCCTTCGTACCCCAGGGGCTGAAGGTCGAGGGACGGCGGGCGCTGGACGCGGGCGCGTCCACCGGCGGCTTCACTGATGTGCTGCTCAGGGCGGGCGCGGCGCACGTCGTCGCCGTGGACGTCGGGTACGGCCAGCTCGCCTGGTCCCTCCAGAGCGATGAACGCGTCGCGGTCAAGGACCGTACGAATGTGCGTGAGTTGACCCTGGAGGCGATCGGCGGGGAGGCGGTGGACCTGGTCGTCGGAGATCTGTCCTTCATCCCGCTCGGCCTCGTGCTGCCCGCGCTCGTACGGTGCACGGCACCCGGCGCCGATCTCGTCCTCATGGTCAAGCCGCAGTTCGAGGTGGGCAAGGAGCGGCTCGGCAGCGGCGGAGTGGTGCGCAGCCCGGAGCTGCGCGCCGATGCGGTGCGGACCGTGGCGCGGCAGGCCGGGGAGCTCGGCCTCGGCGTGCAGGGCGTGACCGCCAGCCCGCTGCCCGGGCCCTCCGGCAATGTCGAGTACTTTCTGTGGCTCCGGGCCGGGGCGCCGGAGCTGGACCCGGCGGATGTCGATCGTGCAGTGGCGGAGGGGCCGCGGTGA